The DNA segment TAAAAATTTCGGGTCTTCGGTTTCTCCGTGGGTAGTTACTCTGGAAGCACTGGAACCGTTCAGAACTGCTTCTCCAGAACAGGATCCTGAAGTATTAGAATATTTACAATTTGAAGGCGATAAAAACTACGACATCAATCTTGAAGTATACATTCAGCCTGAAAACGGCGAACAAAATCTGATCTGCGAGAGCAATTACAAACACATGTACTGGAATATGACCCAGCAGCTGGCACATCATACCATAAACGGATGCAACGTTGAAGTTGGTGACATGTATGCCAGCGGAACTATCTCAGGAAGCGATCCTAAATCTTTCGGTTCTATGCTTGAATTGACTTGGAGAGGCCAAAATCCTATCACTTTAAGCAATGGAGAAGAAAGAAAATTTATCAATGACAATGATACCGTTACCATGAAAGCATGGGCTGAAAAAGACGGGATTCGTGTTGGTTTCGGTGAAGTTTCGGGTAAAATTATTCCAGCAAAATAGTTTAACCACAAAAGTCACAAAAGCTTTAATGATCACACAAGCTGATTTAACTGATTTAAACTTACAAGATTAATGGCGCTTGCATAGAAGTTCACAAAATTTTAGGAGCCGGATTATTGGAAAGTGTATATCATAAATGTCTAGAAGAAGAACTTAAATTAAGACAGCTTGAATTTAAGTCAGAGTTTAAAATTCCTATTATTTATAAAGGTAAAAATCTTGAATGTGACTTCTTTTGTGATTTTTTAATTGAAGATTTAATTGTACTTGAATTAAAAGCAGTTTCAGAACTGAAAGAAATTCACCGTGCACAAGTTTTAAATTATATTAACTTAATGAAAAAACCCAAAGGCATATTGGTAAATTTTAATGTAAAAAATTTATATCATGAGGGACATGAAACTTTTGTAAATAAATATTACGATATGCTTTTGTGATCTTGAAAAGATTTAAAATTATTTTCATAAAACTTTTGTGACTTTTGTGGTTAATAAAAAAATGAAAACACTCATCCCATCCGAAATAACTCCAGTACAGCTGCAGACCGTAATGCAGACTGCTATCTCACCGAGGCCGATTGCCCTGGCTTCCACGGTAGATGAAAATGGTAACAGCAATCTATCGCCGTTCAGTTTCTTTAATATGTTCAGTACGGTTCCTCCGATTTTGATCTTTTCACCATCGAGAAGAGTGCGCGACAATACAACAAAACATACCCTGGAAAATATCCTTAAGGTTCCTGAAGTCGTTATAGGAACTGTAAATTTTCCGATTGTACAGCAAATTTCATTAGCCTCTACCGAATATGGGGACGGTGTAAATGAATTCATTAAATCCGGGCTGACCATGA comes from the Chryseobacterium nepalense genome and includes:
- a CDS encoding GxxExxY protein, whose translation is MESVYHKCLEEELKLRQLEFKSEFKIPIIYKGKNLECDFFCDFLIEDLIVLELKAVSELKEIHRAQVLNYINLMKKPKGILVNFNVKNLYHEGHETFVNKYYDMLL